Proteins from a genomic interval of Desulfovibrio piger:
- a CDS encoding YggS family pyridoxal phosphate-dependent enzyme, whose translation MMDDSALRERYLSVLDRLGEAIARAGRKPEEVRLIAVSKLHPAEDVACVAAAGQVDFGENYVQEALQKRQDLVAQPQCRDIRWHMIGHVQSRKAAQVAGAFALVHTLDSVKLADALEKRAAALGVVQPVLCEINVGEEPQKAGIMADALPELEEHVLARCPHLEMQGLMCLPPVFDAGEAARPYFARLYRLREDMRARTGLPLPHLSMGMSGDFAAAVAEGATLVRIGTDIFGPRPPKVPA comes from the coding sequence ATGATGGATGATTCCGCCTTGCGTGAGCGCTATCTTTCCGTGCTGGATCGGCTGGGCGAGGCCATTGCCCGTGCCGGTCGCAAGCCGGAAGAGGTGCGCCTGATCGCCGTTTCCAAACTGCATCCGGCCGAGGACGTGGCCTGTGTGGCCGCCGCCGGACAGGTGGATTTTGGCGAGAACTATGTGCAGGAGGCCCTGCAGAAACGGCAGGATCTGGTGGCGCAGCCCCAGTGCCGTGACATCCGCTGGCACATGATCGGTCATGTGCAGAGCCGCAAGGCCGCCCAGGTGGCCGGGGCCTTTGCCTTGGTGCACACCCTGGATTCCGTCAAGCTGGCCGACGCCCTGGAAAAGCGCGCCGCCGCGCTGGGCGTGGTCCAGCCCGTGCTGTGCGAGATCAATGTGGGCGAGGAGCCCCAGAAAGCCGGGATCATGGCCGATGCCCTGCCCGAGCTGGAGGAGCATGTGCTGGCCCGCTGCCCCCATCTGGAGATGCAGGGGCTCATGTGCCTGCCGCCCGTCTTCGACGCGGGCGAGGCCGCCCGGCCCTACTTTGCCCGCCTTTACCGTCTGCGTGAGGACATGCGGGCGCGTACCGGCCTGCCGCTGCCCCATCTTTCCATGGGCATGTCCGGCGACTTTGCCGCCGCCGTGGCCGAAGGGGCCACCCTGGTGCGCATCGGCACGGACATCTTCGGTCCCCGTCCGCCCAAGGTCCCCGCGTAA
- the era gene encoding GTPase Era, which yields MNGQNYRCGWVALMGPPNAGKSTLLNGLMGQKVTIVTPKPQTTRNQIVGILTDDDAQAIFMDTPGLSQVRGRLSKTMIQAVWQSLGQADVIMPVLDAHLYIRHPEYLDRDLAPVAEALASDERPMVVVANKVDLFADKSRMLPLLTRLNEMWPRAEIFPVSALNKDGLPELAKFIKKQLPKGIAQFPEDQISTAPVRFMAAEIVREKLFLHLRQEVPYGIAVEVENWDEDPEREQTIIHAVIYVARPMHKGMVIGRGGSVLKQVGMEARQDIRELIGGKVHLELWVKVRENWTEDTAFLRELGMGAESL from the coding sequence ATGAACGGTCAGAATTACCGTTGCGGCTGGGTGGCGCTCATGGGCCCGCCCAATGCCGGCAAATCGACGCTGCTGAACGGGCTCATGGGCCAGAAGGTGACCATCGTCACGCCCAAGCCCCAGACCACCCGCAACCAGATCGTGGGCATCCTGACGGACGACGATGCCCAGGCCATCTTCATGGATACGCCCGGCCTGTCGCAGGTGCGCGGCCGTCTGAGCAAGACCATGATCCAGGCCGTGTGGCAGAGCCTTGGCCAGGCCGACGTCATCATGCCCGTGCTGGACGCCCACCTGTACATCCGCCATCCCGAATATCTGGACCGCGACCTGGCTCCCGTGGCCGAGGCCCTGGCCAGTGACGAGCGCCCCATGGTGGTGGTGGCCAACAAGGTGGACCTGTTCGCCGACAAGAGCCGCATGCTGCCCCTGCTGACCCGTCTCAACGAGATGTGGCCCCGCGCCGAGATCTTCCCGGTGTCGGCCTTGAACAAGGACGGCCTGCCCGAGCTGGCCAAGTTCATCAAGAAGCAGCTGCCCAAGGGCATCGCCCAGTTCCCCGAAGACCAGATCTCCACCGCGCCGGTGCGATTCATGGCCGCCGAGATCGTGCGCGAAAAGCTCTTCCTGCACCTGCGTCAGGAAGTGCCCTACGGCATCGCCGTGGAAGTGGAGAACTGGGACGAAGACCCCGAACGTGAGCAGACCATCATCCACGCCGTCATCTATGTGGCCCGTCCCATGCACAAGGGCATGGTCATCGGCCGCGGCGGTTCGGTGCTGAAGCAGGTGGGCATGGAGGCCCGTCAGGACATCCGCGAGCTCATCGGCGGCAAGGTGCACCTGGAACTGTGGGTCAAGGTCCGTGAGAACTGGACGGAAGATACGGCCTTCCTGCGCGAGCTGGGCATGGGGGCCGAATCCCTGTAG